Proteins encoded together in one Hymenobacter monticola window:
- a CDS encoding SusC/RagA family TonB-linked outer membrane protein produces MKRDVYKNALLGRTAVLLACGLPALAPSTPAVAAARPLNRPVADVPVSGRVTGPDGAGIPGVTVLVRGTTVGTSTNSDGAFNLTAPEGSTLVFSFVGYTTQTVVVTAANAGAVAVSLKEDAQKLSEVVVVGYGTQERGSVTGAISSVGAADIVRQPVPDVTQAIQGKVSGVTITSNGGAPGGAAGTSVRVRGITSAGNNNPLYVVDGFPLPDGGDNQLNAISPNDIETIDILKDASATAIYGVRAANGVVIITTKRGKAGRTTVNLDGYRGVQVLARKLDLLNAQEYAVINNESRMAAGKPIALDKLRDPAALGEGTDWQDLVFRQAKIQNYSLGATGGSDKARYALSGTYYQQDGIIVGTNFERFTLRANGDVQVGKMLKIGNSISLTHLSDRQITSNSGEYGAVQQLLRMPPTVQAYRPDGFWYQPDSEHDNFTEENPLATSLRNNQKFTRNRAITTFYAELEPLKGLKFRSNVGVDFIFDNFNSFAPKAPELAGYTTRPAYLTAGASATASYAPSYLIENTATYDHLFGGKHQVTFLVGQSAQEFNYSNVEAYRSQYTRNDLQVINAGPINTLVANAGTIDAARRLASYFGRLNYEFGGKYIFQAVVRYDGSSRFQPGEKFGFFPGASAGWRISEEEFLKGNHTISNLKLRVGYGQVGNELNAGRFAYLYNINFGSSYPFGPDGALNVGAAPIRLANGDLRWEKNNQTNIGLDFGFLDNRFEASIDLYSRNSPNLIAPVPVSLVSGTYQAVDRNAASAYNRGVDVSLTSHNFTGAEGALNWSTTLNVSAFKTRLQSLGLGIPYNGAGYLSGSVVRYDVGQPFGAFYGYVADGLIQSQEELNSLNAGAVAGSAKADYYQQSGTGPGDIKFRDLNGDGTITDKDRAFIGNPNPNFSFGLTNTLSYKNFDLSFFIQGVQGNDVYNLNRYITEGALYGTTNGTTRLLNRWTGAGTSNDVPRAINGDPNNNLRVSSHYVEDGSYVRLKNLTFGYTLPRNVMSRISASQIRVYFTAQNLVTLTKYTGYDPEVSASGIDLGIYPQTRVFMGGLNIGF; encoded by the coding sequence ATGAAGCGAGACGTTTACAAGAATGCGCTGCTTGGCCGCACAGCGGTGCTGCTGGCTTGCGGGCTGCCCGCGCTGGCTCCGAGCACGCCGGCCGTGGCCGCCGCCCGGCCGCTCAACCGGCCGGTGGCCGATGTGCCCGTGAGCGGGCGCGTGACCGGGCCCGACGGCGCCGGCATTCCCGGCGTGACGGTGCTGGTGCGCGGCACCACCGTGGGCACCAGCACCAACTCCGACGGAGCTTTCAACCTGACGGCGCCTGAGGGCAGCACGCTGGTGTTCAGCTTTGTGGGCTACACCACCCAAACGGTGGTGGTGACGGCGGCCAATGCCGGGGCCGTGGCCGTGAGCCTGAAAGAGGACGCCCAGAAGTTGAGCGAAGTGGTGGTAGTGGGCTACGGCACCCAGGAGCGCGGCAGCGTGACGGGCGCCATCTCCTCGGTGGGCGCGGCCGACATTGTGCGGCAGCCCGTGCCCGATGTGACCCAGGCCATTCAGGGCAAGGTGTCGGGCGTGACCATTACCTCCAACGGCGGGGCGCCGGGTGGGGCGGCGGGCACCTCGGTGCGCGTGCGCGGCATCACGTCGGCCGGCAACAACAACCCGCTGTACGTGGTGGACGGCTTCCCGCTGCCCGACGGCGGCGACAACCAGCTGAACGCCATCAGCCCCAACGACATTGAAACGATTGACATTCTGAAGGATGCCTCGGCCACGGCCATTTATGGCGTGCGGGCGGCCAACGGGGTGGTCATCATCACCACCAAGCGGGGCAAGGCCGGCCGGACCACCGTCAACCTCGACGGCTACCGAGGCGTGCAGGTACTGGCGCGCAAGCTGGACTTGCTGAACGCGCAGGAATACGCCGTTATCAACAACGAAAGCCGCATGGCGGCCGGCAAGCCCATTGCCCTGGACAAGCTGCGCGACCCGGCCGCGCTGGGCGAAGGCACCGACTGGCAGGACCTGGTGTTCCGGCAGGCCAAGATTCAGAACTACTCGCTGGGCGCCACGGGCGGCAGCGACAAGGCCCGCTACGCCCTGTCGGGCACCTATTACCAGCAGGACGGCATCATCGTGGGCACCAACTTTGAGCGGTTTACGCTGCGAGCCAACGGCGACGTGCAGGTAGGCAAAATGCTGAAAATAGGCAACAGCATTTCGCTCACGCACCTGAGCGACCGGCAGATAACGAGCAACAGCGGCGAGTACGGCGCCGTGCAGCAGCTGCTGCGCATGCCGCCCACGGTGCAGGCCTACCGCCCCGACGGCTTCTGGTACCAGCCCGACAGCGAGCACGACAACTTCACGGAGGAAAACCCGCTGGCTACCTCGCTGCGCAACAACCAGAAGTTCACCCGCAACCGCGCCATCACCACGTTCTACGCCGAGCTGGAGCCGCTGAAGGGGCTGAAGTTCCGCAGCAACGTGGGCGTCGATTTCATCTTCGACAACTTCAACAGCTTTGCGCCCAAGGCGCCGGAGCTGGCGGGCTACACCACGCGCCCGGCCTACCTCACGGCGGGCGCCTCGGCCACGGCCAGCTACGCGCCCAGCTACCTGATTGAGAACACGGCCACCTACGACCACCTGTTTGGCGGCAAGCACCAGGTGACGTTCCTGGTGGGGCAGTCGGCCCAGGAGTTCAACTACAGCAACGTGGAGGCCTACCGCTCGCAGTACACGCGCAACGACCTGCAGGTGATTAACGCGGGCCCCATCAACACGCTGGTGGCCAATGCGGGCACCATCGACGCGGCGCGGCGCCTGGCCAGCTACTTCGGGCGTTTGAACTATGAGTTCGGCGGCAAGTACATCTTCCAGGCCGTGGTCCGCTACGACGGCTCCTCGCGCTTTCAGCCGGGCGAGAAGTTCGGCTTCTTCCCGGGGGCTTCGGCGGGCTGGCGCATCTCGGAGGAGGAATTCCTCAAGGGCAACCACACCATCAGCAACCTGAAGCTGCGCGTGGGCTACGGGCAGGTGGGCAACGAGCTGAACGCCGGCCGCTTCGCCTACCTGTACAATATCAACTTCGGCAGCTCCTACCCCTTCGGGCCCGACGGCGCCCTGAACGTGGGCGCAGCCCCCATTCGCCTGGCCAACGGGGACCTGCGCTGGGAGAAGAACAACCAAACTAACATCGGCCTGGACTTCGGCTTCCTCGACAACCGCTTTGAGGCCAGCATCGACCTCTACAGCCGCAACTCGCCCAACCTGATTGCGCCGGTGCCGGTGTCGCTGGTGTCGGGCACCTACCAAGCTGTGGACCGCAATGCGGCCTCGGCCTACAACCGCGGCGTGGATGTGTCGTTGACCTCGCACAACTTCACGGGCGCCGAAGGGGCGCTGAACTGGTCGACCACCCTGAACGTGTCGGCTTTCAAAACCCGCCTGCAGTCGCTGGGCCTGGGCATTCCCTACAACGGCGCCGGCTACCTGAGCGGCAGCGTGGTGCGCTACGACGTGGGGCAGCCTTTCGGGGCATTCTACGGCTACGTGGCCGACGGCCTGATTCAGAGCCAGGAAGAGCTGAACTCGCTGAACGCCGGGGCTGTGGCCGGCTCTGCCAAGGCCGACTACTACCAGCAGAGCGGCACCGGCCCCGGCGACATCAAGTTCCGCGACCTGAACGGCGACGGCACCATCACCGATAAGGACCGAGCGTTCATCGGCAATCCCAACCCGAACTTCTCGTTTGGCCTCACCAACACGCTCAGCTACAAAAACTTCGACCTGAGCTTCTTCATTCAGGGCGTGCAGGGCAACGACGTGTACAACCTTAACCGCTACATCACGGAAGGGGCCCTGTACGGCACCACCAACGGCACCACCCGCCTGCTGAACCGCTGGACCGGCGCCGGCACCAGCAACGACGTGCCCCGCGCCATCAACGGCGACCCGAACAACAACCTGCGCGTGTCGTCGCACTACGTGGAAGATGGCTCCTACGTGCGCCTCAAGAACCTGACCTTCGGCTACACCCTGCCGCGCAACGTGATGAGCCGCATTTCGGCCTCGCAGATTCGCGTGTACTTCACGGCCCAAAACCTGGTGACGCTGACCAAATACACCGGCTACGACCCCGAGGTGAGCGCCAGCGGAATCGACCTGGGCATTTACCCGCAGACGCGCGTCTTCATGGGCGGCCTCAACATCGGGTTCTAA
- a CDS encoding glycoside hydrolase family 16 protein: MNFSRHNALSRFGAGASFWLALSLTGCTKEAAKVIPPAPPVVPAVNEEQRSFADYTKLVWADEFDDRTLDQSKWTYDLGGGGWGNNELETYTNSPDNVYLSGGNLVIKAIKTTPTGNSYTSGRILTKGRKTFQYGRLDVRAQVPKGKGVWPAIWMLGADIDQNPWPRCGEIDIMELRGSRPRELLSTMHFQNAQGAHGQSGIVQAQPADLSDAFHTYSVVRSKDLLRFFIDGQQYFTFNNGGASPNPFNNPFFVILNVAVGGNFDGNPDATTTFPQQMEVEYVRFYQYQ; the protein is encoded by the coding sequence ATGAATTTTTCCCGGCACAATGCGCTGAGTCGGTTCGGGGCCGGGGCCAGCTTCTGGCTGGCCCTGAGCCTGACGGGCTGCACCAAAGAAGCCGCAAAGGTGATTCCGCCGGCCCCGCCGGTGGTGCCGGCCGTCAACGAAGAGCAGCGCAGCTTCGCCGACTACACCAAGCTGGTGTGGGCCGACGAGTTCGACGACCGCACCCTCGACCAAAGCAAGTGGACCTACGACCTGGGCGGCGGCGGCTGGGGCAACAACGAGCTCGAAACCTACACCAACTCGCCCGATAACGTGTACCTCAGCGGCGGCAACTTGGTGATTAAGGCCATCAAAACCACGCCCACCGGCAATTCCTACACCTCGGGCCGCATCCTCACCAAGGGCCGCAAAACCTTCCAGTACGGCCGCCTCGACGTGCGCGCCCAGGTGCCCAAGGGCAAGGGCGTGTGGCCCGCCATCTGGATGCTGGGGGCCGACATCGACCAGAATCCCTGGCCCCGCTGCGGCGAAATCGACATCATGGAGCTGCGCGGCAGCCGGCCCCGGGAGCTGCTCAGCACCATGCACTTCCAGAACGCGCAGGGCGCCCACGGGCAGTCTGGCATTGTGCAGGCCCAGCCGGCCGACCTGTCCGACGCCTTCCACACCTATTCGGTGGTGCGCAGCAAGGACCTGCTGCGCTTCTTCATCGACGGGCAGCAGTACTTCACCTTCAACAACGGCGGGGCCAGCCCCAACCCGTTCAACAACCCTTTTTTCGTGATTTTGAACGTGGCCGTGGGGGGCAATTTCGACGGCAACCCCGACGCTACTACCACCTTTCCGCAGCAAATGGAGGTGGAATACGTGCGCTTCTATCAATACCAATGA
- a CDS encoding glycoside hydrolase family 16 protein, with translation MISMLLSGLLALGHAGPPPAAPPAKPRYTFTKLVWSDEFNYTGLPDSTKWTYDVGGSGWGNKEEQYYTKRRRENARVEGGHLIVEARKEALVAANPFTSARLVSRGPGGSLTYGRIEVRAKIPAGRGTWPAIWMLPDQNPYGNHSWPDNGEIDIMEHVGYDPNVIHATTHCKAYYFRINNQKTGITRLPDATTAFHTYAIEWTPETITADIDGELYFATRNERTGWEAWPWDKPFHLLLNVAVGGEWGGQKGIDEAAFPQQMVVDYVRFYAMKKS, from the coding sequence ATGATTTCCATGCTTCTTTCCGGCCTGTTGGCGCTGGGCCACGCCGGCCCGCCGCCTGCCGCGCCACCCGCCAAGCCGCGCTACACCTTCACGAAGCTGGTGTGGAGCGACGAGTTCAATTACACCGGCCTGCCCGACTCGACCAAGTGGACCTACGACGTGGGCGGCAGCGGCTGGGGCAACAAGGAAGAACAATACTACACCAAGCGCCGCCGCGAAAACGCCCGCGTGGAAGGCGGCCACCTCATTGTGGAAGCCCGCAAGGAAGCCCTGGTGGCGGCCAACCCGTTCACCTCGGCCCGGCTGGTCTCGCGTGGGCCCGGCGGCAGCCTCACCTACGGCCGCATCGAGGTGCGGGCCAAGATTCCGGCCGGGCGCGGCACCTGGCCCGCCATCTGGATGCTGCCCGACCAAAACCCCTACGGCAACCACAGTTGGCCCGACAACGGCGAAATCGACATCATGGAGCACGTGGGCTACGACCCGAACGTGATTCACGCCACCACGCACTGCAAGGCCTACTACTTCCGCATCAACAACCAGAAAACCGGCATCACCAGGCTGCCCGACGCCACCACGGCCTTCCACACCTACGCCATCGAGTGGACGCCGGAAACCATTACCGCCGACATCGACGGCGAGTTGTACTTCGCCACCCGCAACGAGCGCACCGGCTGGGAGGCCTGGCCCTGGGACAAGCCCTTCCACCTGCTGCTGAACGTGGCCGTGGGCGGCGAGTGGGGCGGCCAGAAAGGCATCGACGAAGCCGCCTTTCCGCAGCAGATGGTGGTGGACTACGTGCGGTTTTATGCCATGAAGAAGAGTTGA
- a CDS encoding RagB/SusD family nutrient uptake outer membrane protein, which yields MTISKFTCGAFLLSLGLFSAGCGEKFLAEAPTDQVTDSNFYQTQTDAIQAVNSAYSELTKEGQYNAALWAIDIMADVSGTGADDGNDGIEYKQLERFSIPATNTVVNRLWGGSFIGIQRANLVLQKVPGIKNIDPAIQRRCLGEAQFLRAKYYFDLVRVYGDVPLFTKPPTSPAEVNIARTPVADVYKQIEQDLIDAYGNLDATYTGDNLGRATKWSAAGLLAKVYITEDKKPEAARWARDVIANSGKSLYPNYADIFKVENDNGMESLFEVQFISGKNTDNYGYTRNQAGSAMNEFFGPRGKNLTPGSGYGFNIPEIDFVNGYEAGDTRKAATVWVPGDTYPDGTRATTTPVAGSPLGDYNCKKWFVGKTGTNIWDSPLNMKVLRLAEMYLILAEAVGPTPEGLEAINKVRRRAFGLPINTPSPARDLVINGPNFDDAVLRERLYELAFEMDRWFDLKRKGKLISRMTEHALYLRSLNKGFDRGIPTQTNLVLPLPQSELDANPGLKQNPGY from the coding sequence ATGACTATTTCGAAATTTACCTGCGGCGCTTTCCTTCTGTCGTTGGGCCTGTTTTCGGCGGGCTGCGGCGAGAAGTTTCTGGCAGAGGCCCCGACCGACCAGGTGACGGACAGCAACTTTTACCAGACCCAGACCGACGCCATTCAGGCCGTGAACTCGGCGTATAGCGAGCTGACCAAGGAAGGCCAGTACAACGCCGCTTTGTGGGCCATTGATATTATGGCCGACGTGTCGGGCACCGGCGCCGACGACGGCAACGACGGCATCGAGTACAAGCAGTTGGAGCGGTTTTCCATTCCGGCCACCAACACGGTGGTGAACCGCCTGTGGGGCGGCAGCTTCATCGGCATTCAGCGGGCCAACCTGGTGCTGCAGAAGGTGCCCGGCATCAAGAACATTGACCCGGCCATTCAGCGCCGCTGCCTGGGCGAGGCCCAGTTCCTGCGCGCCAAGTACTACTTCGACCTGGTGCGGGTGTACGGCGACGTGCCCTTGTTCACGAAGCCGCCCACTAGCCCGGCCGAAGTCAACATTGCCCGCACGCCGGTGGCCGACGTGTACAAACAGATTGAGCAGGACCTGATTGATGCCTACGGCAACCTCGACGCCACCTACACCGGCGACAACCTGGGCCGCGCCACCAAGTGGTCGGCCGCCGGCCTGCTGGCCAAGGTGTACATCACCGAGGACAAGAAGCCCGAAGCCGCCCGGTGGGCCCGCGACGTGATTGCCAACTCGGGCAAAAGCCTGTACCCCAACTACGCCGACATTTTCAAGGTGGAGAATGACAACGGCATGGAGTCGTTGTTTGAGGTGCAGTTTATCAGCGGCAAGAACACCGATAACTACGGCTACACCCGCAACCAGGCCGGCTCGGCCATGAACGAGTTCTTCGGCCCGCGCGGCAAAAACCTCACGCCCGGTAGCGGCTACGGCTTCAACATCCCGGAAATTGATTTCGTGAACGGCTACGAGGCCGGCGACACCCGCAAGGCGGCCACCGTCTGGGTGCCCGGCGACACCTACCCCGACGGCACCCGGGCCACCACCACGCCGGTGGCCGGCTCGCCGCTGGGCGACTACAACTGCAAAAAGTGGTTTGTGGGCAAGACGGGCACCAACATCTGGGACTCGCCCCTGAACATGAAGGTGCTGCGCCTGGCCGAAATGTACCTGATTCTGGCCGAGGCCGTGGGCCCAACCCCGGAAGGGCTCGAAGCCATCAACAAGGTGCGGCGCCGGGCCTTTGGCTTGCCCATCAACACGCCCTCGCCGGCCCGTGACCTGGTCATCAACGGGCCCAACTTCGACGACGCCGTGCTGCGCGAGCGCCTCTACGAGCTGGCTTTCGAGATGGACCGCTGGTTTGACCTCAAGCGCAAGGGCAAGCTGATTTCGCGCATGACCGAGCACGCCCTGTACCTGCGCTCGCTCAACAAGGGCTTCGACCGCGGCATTCCGACCCAAACCAACCTGGTGCTGCCCCTGCCGCAGTCGGAGCTGGACGCCAACCCCGGCCTGAAGCAGAACCCCGGCTACTAG
- a CDS encoding PKD domain-containing protein: protein MKNLRNNAVLMLLGGALLLASCDKKDTGTLAGPPPAGTFTTTSRTVGLTTEVTFTAAPNPDVYLYHWEFGDGGGTNGTGSVATGQTVTHVYTKGGTFKAQLITDGRGGQTFGTPQDVVIPSSLNVVKQYLTGGSSRTWKLDNGVVAPITVGPSDTDPVSYYGGNPAPGGLPACQADDEYTFSTANVFTYDAKAQTFVAGATGGCQAPRNVSTPFTFGDSTGPGVAQLTLASATPSPFIGVTDAPNLTYRILSISNTNMVLRAGSTAAGVVFDLKLVVK, encoded by the coding sequence ATGAAAAACCTCCGAAACAACGCGGTTTTGATGCTCCTGGGCGGCGCCTTGCTACTGGCCTCCTGCGACAAAAAAGACACCGGCACTCTGGCAGGCCCCCCGCCCGCCGGCACCTTCACCACCACCTCCCGCACCGTGGGGCTCACCACTGAAGTCACCTTCACGGCCGCGCCTAATCCCGATGTGTACCTCTACCACTGGGAGTTTGGCGACGGGGGCGGCACCAACGGCACGGGCTCGGTGGCCACGGGCCAAACCGTGACGCACGTGTACACCAAGGGCGGTACCTTCAAGGCGCAGCTCATAACCGACGGCCGGGGCGGCCAGACCTTCGGCACACCCCAGGACGTGGTGATTCCTTCTTCGCTGAACGTGGTGAAGCAGTACCTCACCGGCGGCTCGTCGCGCACCTGGAAGCTCGACAACGGCGTGGTGGCCCCCATCACCGTGGGCCCCTCCGACACCGACCCCGTGAGCTACTACGGCGGCAACCCGGCGCCCGGCGGCCTGCCCGCCTGCCAGGCCGACGACGAGTACACGTTCAGCACGGCCAACGTGTTTACCTACGACGCCAAGGCCCAGACCTTTGTGGCCGGGGCCACCGGCGGCTGCCAGGCCCCGCGCAACGTGAGCACGCCCTTCACCTTCGGCGACTCCACAGGCCCGGGCGTGGCCCAGCTTACCTTGGCCAGCGCCACCCCTTCGCCCTTTATCGGCGTGACGGATGCGCCCAACCTCACCTACCGCATTTTGTCCATTAGCAACACCAACATGGTGCTGCGGGCCGGCAGCACGGCCGCGGGCGTGGTGTTCGACCTGAAGCTGGTGGTGAAATAG
- a CDS encoding glycoside hydrolase family 3 C-terminal domain-containing protein, with product MLKPSSIFRQLAVAAALSLAASASASAQRLGLEFRVDSLLKAMSTEEKLAQLTKNSFMTTPDNARLRIPGFVMDDGPHGVRFEKATAWPTGMGLVSTWNRSLSERVGEAMGTEFWAFGKQQQLGPCIDLAQDPRGGRSAESGGEDPYLIGQLQSRVAFGIQKTPVMATVKHFMIEGKQATRHERNELFTDRGVMEHYGYNFRTVVQEGAVLSVMSAYNLINGEHAAESPNLLNTVLRERWGFPFYVVSDWDAVHDTKKAIMAGNDVCMGSDDYLKDLPGLVASGAVPMTAIDAAVRNVLRTKIMAGLLDYYPKGTPAAANTPAHTRLNQQAARESIILLKNAGNILPLKKSTMKRIALIGPNADKGNLNCFGSSETSPPYSVSLKQGLETKLGVDKISFLKGCDMNSADTSGFKLARELARKSDVVIFAAGLDSTQEGEAYNSGHDRANNSATLPGQQQALIMALAKANPNVVVVVQSGGVCAMHESLPRTKGLIYSFYAGQEAGTALADVLLGDYNPAGRLPVTMPTGDSQLPAWNDDLRDPNGVGYRLYDQKNMKPEFAFGAGLSYTTFQYSNLQLPKAPVAAGAPVTVSVDVTNTGAVAGDEVVQLYLSDKSAKVAMPQKQLKGFERINLSPKQKKTVSFTLSAEDFYLWNEQAKAYEVHPGAYAIKVGPASDKLPLGGALTLQAATAKPDLKVTQVFTVPRYPRPGQAVTFYAMVKNMGTAPVATGSQLGVNFTVDKATVGSLQGLQQPLLPGQARLLPATTNNWKPTASGTFTVGAVVDGRNAIGEWLESNNSFSRPLKVY from the coding sequence ATGCTAAAACCTTCCTCCATTTTCCGGCAACTGGCCGTTGCGGCCGCGCTGAGCCTGGCCGCCAGCGCGTCTGCATCTGCCCAGCGCCTCGGGCTGGAATTCCGCGTCGACTCCCTGCTCAAAGCCATGAGCACCGAGGAAAAGCTGGCCCAGCTCACCAAAAACAGCTTCATGACCACGCCGGACAACGCCCGGCTCCGGATTCCTGGCTTTGTGATGGACGACGGGCCCCACGGCGTGCGCTTTGAGAAAGCCACGGCCTGGCCCACCGGCATGGGGCTGGTTTCTACCTGGAACCGCAGCCTGTCCGAGCGTGTGGGCGAAGCCATGGGCACCGAGTTCTGGGCCTTCGGCAAGCAGCAGCAGCTGGGCCCGTGCATCGATTTGGCGCAGGACCCGCGCGGCGGCCGCAGCGCCGAAAGCGGCGGCGAAGACCCTTATCTGATTGGGCAGCTACAGTCGCGCGTGGCCTTCGGCATCCAGAAAACGCCGGTGATGGCTACCGTGAAGCACTTCATGATTGAGGGCAAGCAGGCCACGCGCCACGAACGTAACGAGCTTTTTACCGACCGCGGCGTGATGGAGCATTACGGCTACAACTTCCGCACGGTGGTGCAGGAGGGCGCCGTGCTCAGCGTGATGTCGGCCTACAACCTGATTAACGGCGAACACGCCGCCGAAAGCCCTAACCTGCTGAATACCGTGCTGCGTGAGCGGTGGGGCTTCCCGTTCTACGTGGTGTCGGATTGGGACGCGGTGCACGACACGAAGAAGGCCATCATGGCCGGCAACGACGTGTGCATGGGCTCCGACGACTACCTCAAGGACCTACCCGGCCTGGTGGCCAGCGGCGCCGTGCCGATGACGGCCATCGACGCGGCCGTGCGCAACGTGCTGCGCACGAAAATCATGGCCGGCCTGCTCGACTATTACCCCAAAGGCACTCCGGCCGCCGCCAACACGCCAGCCCACACCCGGCTCAACCAGCAGGCCGCCCGCGAGTCCATCATTCTGCTCAAAAATGCGGGCAACATTTTGCCCCTGAAAAAGTCCACCATGAAGCGCATCGCCCTCATCGGCCCTAACGCCGATAAGGGCAACCTGAATTGCTTCGGCAGCTCCGAAACCAGTCCGCCCTACTCCGTGAGTTTGAAGCAAGGGCTAGAAACCAAGCTCGGCGTGGATAAAATCTCTTTCCTGAAAGGCTGCGACATGAACAGCGCCGACACCAGCGGCTTCAAGCTGGCGCGCGAGCTGGCCCGCAAGTCGGACGTGGTGATATTCGCCGCCGGCCTCGACAGCACCCAGGAGGGCGAAGCTTACAACTCGGGCCACGACCGCGCCAACAACTCGGCTACCCTGCCCGGCCAGCAGCAGGCGCTGATTATGGCCTTGGCCAAAGCCAACCCCAACGTGGTGGTGGTGGTGCAAAGCGGGGGCGTGTGCGCGATGCACGAAAGCCTGCCTCGTACCAAAGGCCTTATTTACAGCTTCTACGCCGGCCAGGAAGCTGGCACCGCGCTGGCCGATGTGCTGCTGGGCGACTACAACCCCGCCGGCCGCCTGCCCGTGACCATGCCCACCGGCGACAGCCAGCTCCCCGCCTGGAACGACGACCTGCGCGACCCCAACGGCGTGGGCTACCGCCTCTACGACCAGAAAAACATGAAGCCGGAGTTCGCCTTCGGCGCGGGCCTAAGCTACACCACCTTCCAATACAGCAACCTGCAGCTGCCCAAAGCCCCCGTAGCCGCCGGCGCCCCCGTCACGGTGAGCGTGGACGTGACCAACACCGGCGCCGTAGCCGGCGACGAAGTGGTGCAGCTTTACCTCAGCGACAAGTCGGCGAAAGTGGCCATGCCGCAAAAGCAGCTCAAGGGTTTCGAGCGCATCAACCTATCTCCGAAGCAGAAAAAGACGGTCAGCTTCACGCTCTCGGCCGAGGACTTTTACCTCTGGAACGAGCAAGCCAAGGCCTACGAAGTGCACCCCGGCGCCTACGCCATCAAGGTGGGCCCGGCCTCCGACAAGCTGCCCCTGGGCGGGGCCCTCACCCTGCAAGCCGCCACCGCCAAGCCCGATTTGAAGGTGACGCAGGTGTTCACCGTGCCGCGCTACCCGCGCCCCGGCCAGGCCGTGACGTTCTATGCGATGGTAAAAAACATGGGCACCGCTCCCGTAGCTACCGGCAGCCAGCTCGGCGTGAATTTTACCGTCGACAAAGCCACCGTGGGCAGTCTGCAGGGCCTGCAACAGCCGCTGCTGCCCGGCCAGGCCCGCCTGCTGCCCGCCACTACTAACAACTGGAAGCCCACCGCCAGCGGCACCTTCACCGTGGGCGCCGTCGTCGACGGCCGCAACGCCATCGGCGAGTGGCTGGAGAGCAACAACAGCTTCAGCCGGCCGCTTAAGGTGTATTAG